In the Pseudomonadota bacterium genome, one interval contains:
- the sthA gene encoding Si-specific NAD(P)(+) transhydrogenase, producing MPKKATVSRIEPAITVADADQYDLVIVGSGPGGRRAAIQAAKLGRRVAVIEKRRRVGGVSVHTGTIPSKTMRETVLNLTGWREREFYGRTYRVKQSITASDLLHRLRRTLDHEVEIQEHQFMRNHVDTVCGVARFVDTHTLDVGQADGNTRRLRGEKILLAVGTEPFRPDSIPFDGSTVIDSDELLSLDRIPASLTVIGAGVIGVEYATIFSALDVRVTLIDPRSDVLGFVDHDIVQYLLHDLRERGVTLRLGHTVDKVTRDAEGRCICHLGGGRIASSDMVLFCAGRMGATGALELDKAGLEVDHRNRLKVDEFYRTDVPHIYAVGDVIGFPSLASSSMEQGRLAAAHAFDNKAPEPDKHIPYGIYAVPEISTVGMSEQEVAERGIPYEVGTARLRETARGQIMGLNSGMMKLIFSIKSHRLLGAHIVGEGATELIHVAQAVMGHKGKLDYFLENTFNYPTLAEAYKVAALDAWNRMPRDTSGADT from the coding sequence ATGCCAAAAAAAGCGACCGTGTCGCGCATCGAACCGGCCATCACCGTGGCTGACGCCGATCAGTACGATCTGGTGATTGTCGGCAGTGGGCCCGGCGGGCGCCGGGCGGCGATCCAGGCGGCCAAACTCGGGCGCCGTGTGGCGGTGATCGAGAAGAGGCGGCGCGTTGGTGGCGTGTCCGTCCACACCGGCACGATCCCGAGCAAGACCATGCGCGAGACCGTGTTGAATCTGACCGGGTGGCGGGAACGCGAATTCTACGGGCGCACCTACCGGGTCAAACAGAGCATCACGGCAAGCGACCTGCTGCACCGGTTGCGCCGGACGCTGGACCACGAAGTGGAAATCCAGGAGCACCAGTTCATGCGCAACCACGTCGACACGGTGTGCGGGGTCGCGCGATTTGTCGACACGCACACGCTCGATGTCGGCCAGGCGGATGGCAACACGCGGCGCTTGCGCGGCGAGAAGATCCTGCTCGCGGTGGGCACGGAGCCGTTTCGCCCGGACAGCATCCCTTTCGACGGCTCGACCGTCATCGATTCGGATGAACTGCTCTCACTTGATCGTATCCCGGCCTCGCTGACAGTCATCGGCGCCGGCGTGATCGGGGTCGAATACGCGACGATCTTCAGCGCGTTGGATGTCAGGGTCACCTTGATCGACCCGCGCTCGGACGTGTTGGGATTTGTCGACCACGACATCGTCCAGTACCTGTTGCACGACTTGCGCGAACGCGGCGTGACCCTGCGACTGGGCCACACGGTCGACAAGGTGACACGCGATGCCGAGGGCCGCTGCATCTGCCACCTCGGCGGTGGGCGCATCGCCTCGAGCGACATGGTGCTGTTTTGTGCCGGGCGCATGGGCGCCACCGGTGCGCTCGAACTGGACAAAGCCGGTCTTGAGGTCGACCACCGAAATCGGCTCAAGGTGGACGAGTTCTACCGCACCGACGTACCGCACATCTACGCGGTGGGCGACGTGATCGGGTTTCCCTCGTTGGCATCGTCCTCGATGGAGCAGGGGCGTCTGGCCGCCGCGCACGCGTTTGACAACAAGGCGCCGGAACCGGACAAACACATACCCTACGGCATCTACGCGGTGCCCGAGATCAGCACGGTCGGGATGTCCGAGCAGGAAGTTGCCGAGCGGGGGATCCCCTACGAAGTCGGCACGGCACGGCTGCGCGAGACCGCGCGCGGTCAGATCATGGGCCTCAACAGCGGCATGATGAAATTGATCTTTTCCATCAAGTCGCACCGCTTGCTCGGCGCGCACATCGTCGGCGAGGGCGCGACCGAGCTGATCCACGTTGCGCAAGCGGTCATGGGGCACAAGGGCAAGCTCGACTACTTCCTCGAGAACACGTTCAACTACCCGACCCTCGCCGAGGCGTACAAGGTCGCGGCACTCGATGCCTGGAACCGCATGCCGCGGGACACGTCGGGCGCGGACACCTGA
- a CDS encoding gamma-glutamylcyclotransferase family protein — translation MTVSRWFFGYGSLVNDHTLPEGTEWQTVTVRGWRRCWGHTIPRDPAWFALSLVSDPDGAVDGVLIRETATLAPVLVERESGYSPHPLTLDTLSAALPDGDTPWVWLSDHLAEPDASGCLLQSYVDCVMAGFLRHFGADGLDRFIATTDGWTHPVIADRGAPRYPRAVTLQDDATHAIDQRVATAQRRARATGEPSRA, via the coding sequence GTGACGGTATCGCGGTGGTTTTTCGGCTACGGCTCGTTGGTCAACGACCACACCTTGCCCGAGGGCACGGAGTGGCAGACCGTCACGGTGCGCGGCTGGCGACGGTGCTGGGGTCACACGATTCCGCGCGACCCAGCCTGGTTCGCGCTCTCGCTGGTGTCCGACCCCGACGGCGCGGTCGATGGCGTCTTGATCCGTGAAACCGCCACACTGGCGCCGGTGCTGGTCGAGCGCGAGTCCGGCTACAGCCCGCACCCGCTGACGCTCGATACGCTCAGCGCGGCGCTGCCTGATGGCGACACCCCCTGGGTGTGGCTGAGCGACCACCTCGCCGAGCCCGACGCATCAGGCTGTCTGCTGCAAAGCTACGTGGACTGCGTGATGGCCGGGTTTCTGCGCCACTTCGGTGCCGACGGGCTCGACCGCTTCATCGCCACCACCGACGGCTGGACACACCCCGTCATCGCCGACCGCGGCGCGCCCCGCTACCCGCGCGCCGTCACGCTGCAGGACGACGCAACCCACGCGATCGATCAACGCGTCGCGACCGCGCAACGGCGCGCGCGCGCCACCGGAGAACCGTCCCGTGCTTAG
- a CDS encoding alpha/beta hydrolase has product MLRMELTRSRCAFTLALLLGGACGPSLSFGATAGDIGGELACEVAEQLVLSLPREPLYARTQGQCTVSATLGGTRYLDAGCSQPVDTAVVPMARYCAELGVPGVLGDATDLPDTVQTWLSTPGTRMPLTLPGLRDSAEPYLGRVAYRSVSRADGDDVCALEMRVYTARPGARAQPAVIAFHGGSWSARRTGYPGLESLIAHFTDRGLVVFAPFYRLAGDEDGPAACRGWLAEDILADAEAALDWVQTHGTRYGAATGSPVLFGQSAGGYLAAWLAVERRASVAAALLMYPPTDVADFASQVASGRYGNDDGVRILERFLGVPASDWTVSSPRLQRLSLANRVAEGAPVAPLRAVHGGADALVPARQSRLLCAATRSRTQWLSVHDALEAPTLTARRERIACGQGGQLDLLRGADHALEVCVPGLACQAGDLLDAVVARDALADAYDWLAARAEAAIDAPVPPPPGPGGDGSGTDPGGVEGDDADVTDPVDSDPDPSADSASAGGGGGLGVWLIGWLFCVRLIRHRCAGTGTALAYKTVMHTAQNRGRSHAKKSDRVAHRTGHHRG; this is encoded by the coding sequence ATGCTGAGGATGGAGCTCACACGGTCGCGTTGTGCGTTCACGCTCGCACTCCTGCTAGGGGGGGCGTGCGGGCCGTCGTTATCGTTCGGCGCGACGGCCGGTGACATCGGCGGCGAGCTCGCGTGTGAGGTCGCCGAACAACTGGTGCTCAGCTTGCCGCGCGAACCGCTGTACGCCCGTACCCAGGGGCAGTGCACCGTGTCTGCGACCCTCGGCGGGACGCGCTACCTCGACGCGGGCTGCAGTCAGCCGGTCGACACGGCGGTGGTGCCGATGGCCCGCTACTGCGCCGAGCTCGGTGTACCCGGTGTGCTCGGCGACGCCACCGACCTGCCGGATACCGTGCAAACCTGGCTCAGCACACCGGGCACGCGCATGCCATTGACGTTGCCCGGGTTGCGCGACAGTGCCGAGCCCTACCTTGGGCGTGTCGCGTACCGCAGCGTGTCGCGCGCCGACGGGGACGACGTGTGCGCGCTCGAGATGCGGGTGTACACCGCGCGGCCGGGCGCGCGGGCGCAGCCGGCGGTGATCGCCTTTCACGGTGGCAGCTGGTCGGCCCGTCGGACGGGCTACCCCGGACTCGAGAGCCTGATCGCACACTTCACCGACCGCGGTCTCGTGGTCTTCGCCCCGTTCTACCGTCTGGCCGGAGACGAGGACGGTCCGGCGGCGTGTCGCGGCTGGCTCGCCGAGGACATCCTCGCCGACGCCGAGGCCGCGCTCGATTGGGTGCAAACCCACGGCACGCGCTACGGCGCGGCAACCGGGTCGCCCGTGCTGTTTGGTCAGTCGGCAGGCGGCTACCTCGCCGCGTGGCTGGCGGTGGAGCGTCGCGCGTCGGTCGCGGCTGCGCTGCTGATGTATCCGCCCACCGATGTCGCGGACTTTGCGTCTCAGGTGGCGTCAGGCCGGTACGGCAACGACGACGGGGTGCGCATCCTGGAACGGTTCCTGGGTGTGCCCGCCTCAGACTGGACGGTGAGCTCGCCGCGGCTGCAGCGGCTGTCGTTGGCGAACCGGGTGGCCGAGGGTGCGCCGGTCGCACCGCTGCGCGCCGTGCACGGCGGTGCCGATGCCCTGGTGCCGGCCCGGCAGTCGCGGCTGCTCTGTGCGGCGACGCGCTCGCGGACGCAGTGGCTGTCGGTGCACGATGCACTGGAGGCGCCGACGCTCACGGCGCGGCGCGAACGCATCGCGTGCGGCCAGGGGGGCCAACTCGACCTGCTGCGTGGCGCGGACCACGCGCTCGAAGTGTGTGTGCCGGGCCTTGCGTGTCAGGCCGGTGACCTGCTCGATGCAGTGGTGGCCCGAGACGCACTGGCCGACGCCTACGATTGGCTGGCGGCGCGCGCGGAGGCGGCGATCGACGCCCCCGTGCCCCCGCCGCCCGGGCCGGGAGGCGACGGGTCGGGCACCGACCCGGGCGGGGTCGAGGGCGACGACGCTGACGTGACCGACCCGGTGGACAGCGACCCCGACCCCAGTGCCGACAGCGCGTCGGCTGGCGGCGGTGGTGGGCTGGGCGTGTGGTTGATCGGCTGGCTTTTTTGCGTCAGGCTCATCCGGCACCGGTGCGCCGGCACCGGCACCGCACTTGCTTACAAGACTGTCATGCACACCGCGCAGAACCGAGGGCGCAGCCATGCCAAAAAAAGCGACCGTGTCGCGCATCGAACCGGCCATCACCGTGGCTGA